From the genome of Antennarius striatus isolate MH-2024 chromosome 19, ASM4005453v1, whole genome shotgun sequence, one region includes:
- the gja10b gene encoding gap junction alpha-10 protein: MGDWNLLGSILEEVHIHSTIVGKIWLTILFIFRMLVLGVAAEDVWDDEQTEFVCNTEQPGCKNVCYDQAFPISLIRYWVLQIIFVSSPSLVYMGHALYRLRTLDKERHRKKAFLKAELEGINPVQEDHKRIERELRKLDEQKKVRKAPLRGSLLRTYVFHILTRSVVEVGFIIGQCALYGIGLSPLYKCERLPCPNSVDCFVSRPTEKNIFMVFMLVIAGVSLFLNLLEIFHLGVKKIKQSLYGYKYADDDSVCRSKKNSMVQQACVLTHSSPQRLMRLTHQTCADGSDAHGETFDTAPRHHEESNGSNQQPGQTYLPRNSDVQGPQQPGAVEQHRTLDNRKPSCSSDESNGPHVSARTRHSGPQPALTAGHVEIPAASRMPQRKQSRVSVCKELSDTTDSPESDHYPSARKCSFMSRGLSEGKLVTPSVSTSSQSGTDIEAQQLNHGESPVATPPLPPSGRRMSMSMILELSSIMKK; this comes from the exons ATGGGGGATTGGAACTTATTAGGGAGTATTTTAGAAGAAGTCCACATTCATTCCACCATTGTGGGGAAGATCTGGCTGActatcctcttcatcttccgGATGCTGGTGCTCGGCGTTGCGGCGGAGGACGTCTGGGACGACGAGCAGACTGAGTTCGTTTGCAACACCGAGCAACCCGGCTGCAAGAACGTCTGCTACGACCAGGCTTTCCCCATCTCCCTGATCCGATACTGGGTCCTGCAGATCATATTCGTGTCCTCTCCGTCTCTGGTCTACATGGGACACGCCTTGTATCGTTTGAGGACGCTCGACAAGGAGAGGCACAGGAAAAAAGCCTTTCTGAAAGCTGAGCTGGAGGGAATAAACCCCGTCCAGGAGGACCATAAGAGGATCGAGCGAGAGCTCAGGAAACTGGACGAGCAGAAGAAAGTGAGAAAAGCTCCACTTCGAGGCTCCTTGTTGCGCACATACGTGTTCCATATCTTAACACGATCTGTAGTGGAGGTGGGCTTCATCATAGGTCAGTGTGCTCTCTACGGCATCGGACTGTCCCCCCTGTACAAATGTGAGAGGTTACCTTGCCCCAACAGCGTCGACTGCTTTGTGTCCCGTCCGACAGAAAAGAACATCTTCATGGTGTTCATGCTGGTGATTGCTGGAGTGTCTTTATTCCTCAACCTCCTGGAAATTTTCCATCTGGGGGTGAAGAAGATCAAACAAAGTTTGTACGGATACAAATATGCAGATGATGACAGTGTGTGCAGGTCAAAGAAGAACTCCATGGTGCAGCAGGcgtgtgtgctcacacactcctctccGCAGAGGTTGATGCGACTCACACATCAGACGTGTGCTGACGGGTCTGACGCCCACGGGGAAACGTTTGATACGGCTCCCCGACATCACGAGGAGTCCAACGGCTCGAACCAGCAGCCCGGTCAGACCTACCTGCCACGCAACAGCGACGTCCAGGGTCCTCAGCAGCCGGGCGCTGTGGAGCAGCACCGGACTTTGGACAACAGGAAGCCGTCTTGCAGCAGCGACGAGTCAAACGGACCACATGTCTCGGCCCGGACACGGCATTCAGGACCTCAGCCCGCCCTGACGGCCGGCCACGTGGAGATCCCAGCAGCCTCCAGGATgccacagaggaagcagagcagAGTGAGTGTTTGTAAGGAGCTCAGCGACACCACCGACTCCCCAGAGAGCGACCACTACCCCTCAGCCAGGAAATGCAGTTTTATGTCTCGAGGACTGTCGGAGGGCAAACTGGTGACTCCATCAGTCAGTACCAGTTCACAGAGTGGGACAGACATAGAGGCACAGCAACTCAACCATGGAGAGAGTCCGGTGGCGACCCCTCCGCTTCCACCCAGTGGAAGGAGGATGTCCATG AGCATGATTCTGGAGCTGTCTTCAATCATGAAAAAGTAA
- the casp8ap2 gene encoding CASP8-associated protein 2, with product MENIDKNEASLLAPGVNEDSVDIYDGLDISSSDPTEKSSPSASQLKDSLDLYEEIVTEEQQNKESLFSELKSRFQAAQNQIIELRRRLTQMESQNTVLNTENYRLKKNICALLQTARLEVSRKDAAIQRLTQQSEKGRYHHQPHTKNLRDQNASSSSPAETSRGRTPPFPPSRSAPPPPTSSHPPPLPPQPAAPLKEDCPPRETGQPSIKESHSSTNQLCGSSVETKAPPASSHHHPKGFSTEGRDVPDRHAEHSTRKSGSCSTTRHSESEKHKYKHKENKCSESTDRRHRTGSDPNRNKCHKAERETGRRHDSKSHKNRDYLSEEGHHRSDRTRRNPPELSDRTSSSDKKGKSQDKTKRFTQDSEDGTAHGSKKSQEHKNIKTRDQHNGSSAPSNHHESHSESPKERTGDRTSKYHHRKEDRRHDDGGKKQKRSSPSERCKEHKKQKSDESKPSKVDVCGTESKEKTKDSSKTTSEQPDVTEKKISTAENSPNRKLCFMETLNLTLSPIKKPVLPVSGNQDGVATADKLVENGSDDDLSSQPNIEDMCVIDEVVSCESETGLLDVAERSSGVSQTPGPEEAKKCDEEEQNQGDEKPLQQTPVQMTSVQSSDAAEIQMSVHVPNKSPESESNGDSLKNNEKTKPASDIQAGESERLGATDGVTDTSGSPHEEQTSNSLQNVNLGNITDQSASKTLLDSSPQLIDGTPETSVKSEVPSPSKENPAGKDVPDEAQSQKMLSAVHPQDSRRGRSPPPVSTSIRGRESEAVSSTISLESLPQEGLSLPEAIYILTQTSEDTSDTSGVANEPSSSTGCIAVSKVSSTTECAQSGELTVTPKKSCSPGESPESNSEPSSSVPLSHDEDSMMRTLSNLKRIPDVISPLRSPVRIAKRGHPHLKPGHVKSLEKDFSSTAADATLKTLDVNKENKHPGSPPQNDVQVDVTPDLPSSLSDAELEEGEILSESDETASGSPLPQTKRAKLTRPMKNKASPKTVLKRTSKETHETSGVPTISPKSRFKTVCPAATRASYSTIEEVMETFKLVRAEIRKKYMKLHKTFPKKSFYGVMNNFRESFLEFVSGARFDQISSQQGELKSKLKKLIASVFSKVSNNGIVKRIFEQQAIDLKQKLWDFVDDQVDYLFRDIYTVLKSLHKPPRGRAEGGVSSEKEKTSLQSPAKKSHPQKEAHSILTNPNQPKACPVVPYKTGLGSRGKDIRMTHVEKDKKVDQLPTSCPSSQTVVNVFPPRNVPSSPERSNISSLVVSQNVSLLDKTDFELLTEQQASSLTFNLVTDTQMGEIFKCLLQGSDLLETSAGDNAAWSLGTPRKDGERFISITTPSKFDSPSKMLSPVKFDTPSKLIGNWSRISPRKILLPQSKDQVPLNPALFDESCLLEVPLANRAALQSGSPSQRTYSILAEDLAVSLTIPSPLKSDGHLSFLHPPSMEVVSTPESVISAHISEDALLDEEDATEQDIHLALDTDNSSSVSTVSSEELATPFLFKPDLPMQALVMEKSHDHFIVKICQAAKGEDNTLTAEDSLSQTLTEEKEEDGPTTQSQGLFDKIQDSSASDPSVNNCSTCAGSVRICQASTGSDNRLSEDQSVALTKEECNPTQQNTSNVCLTESLLLDVQKPSDLPEKTLSQNSFHNSPQTSDALFWQTGQAVSREGTTSPEDETTETNHREEGTTPKSPANALLSETGDSPHSAKSSVQNTQESALEKCEVEEDRCCTPTDRRDWGKSGKRKMPQEKSKAKRSRRDEDQSKEETESACKDISEPKTSPTSASNTSLHAKNVIRKKGEVVMAWTRDEDRAILIELKTKGASRETFSVLSEKLNKPSEQVAQRFYQLMKLYKKMDT from the exons ATGGAGAACATCGATAAGAATGAAGCGTCTT TGTTGGCCCCTGGTGTCAATGAAGATTCTGTGGATATCTATGATGGCCTGGACATCAGTTCTAGTGACCCTACAG AGAAGTCGTCTCCCAGCGCCTCTCAGCTGAAGGACTCGTTGGACCTTTATGAGGAGATCGTCACTGAGGAGCAGCAGAACAAAGAATCGTTGTTCTCTGAG TTGAAGTCCAGATTTCAAGCAGCTCAAAACCAAATTATTGAGCTGCGCCGGAGACTGACGCAAATGGAGTCACAG AACACAGTGTTGAACACGGAGAACTACCGTCTCAAAAAGAACATCTGTGCCCTGTTACAAACAGCAAGACTGGAGGTGTCACGAAAAGATGCAGCGATTCAGAGACTAACCCAACA GTCAGAGAAAGGTCGCTATCATCACCAGCCCCACACGAAAAACTTACGGGATCAAAATGCTTCCAGTTCGTCGCCTGCAGAGACATCCAGGGGTAGGACGCCTCCTTTCCCCCCCTCCAGATCCGCGCCTCCTCCCCCAACTTCcagtcatcctcctcctcttccaccgcAACCGGCTGCTCCTCTAAAGGAGGATTGTCCCCCGAGGGAAACGGGTCAACCTTCCATCAAGGAAAGCCACAGTTCCACCAATCAGCTCTGTGGATCTTCCGTCGAGACCAAAGCTCCGCCGGCGTCTTCTCACCATCATCCAAAAGGTTTTTCAACAGAAGGACGTGACGTTCCTGACAGACACGCTGAGCACTCCACCAGAAAGTCTGGAAGCTGTTCAACCACCCGACACAGTGAGTCAGAAAAACACAAGTACAAGCACAAAGAGAACAAGTGTTCTGAGTCGACGGACAGACGACACAGAACCGGCTCGGATCCCAACAGAAATAAGTGTCACAAAGCTGAGCGAGAAACGGGACGGAGACACGACTCCAAGTCGCATAAAAACAGGGACTACCTGAGTGAGGAGGGGCACCACAGATCAGACAGGACCAGAAGGAATCCACCGGAGCTGTCGGATCGCACGTCGTCCTCTGACAAAAAAGGGAAAAGTCAAGATAAAACCAAAAGATTCACACAAGACTCTGAAGACGGGACAGCTCACGGATCGAAAAAGAGCCAAGAGCATAAAAACATCAAGACCCGTGATCAACATAATGGAAGTTCAGCACCTTCAAACCATCACGAGAGCCACAGTGAGTCTCCCAAAGAGAGGACGGGGGACAGGACGTCCAAGTATCACCACAGGAAGGAGGACAGACGACACGATGACGGCGGCAAGAAGCAGAAACGGAGCTCTCCCTCAGAGAGGTGCAAAGAACACAAGAAACAGAAATCAGATGAATCCAAACCAAGTAAAGTGGATGTCTGCGGCACGGAAagtaaagaaaagacaaaagattCCTCGAAAACAACATCTGAGCAGCCAgatgtcacagaaaaaaaaatctccacgGCAGAAAACAGTCCcaacaggaagttgtgtttCATGGAAACGTTGAATCTGACTCTTTCACCGATCAAGAAGCCGGTCTTGCCCGTCAGCGGGAACCAGGATGGCGTCGCGACGGCGGACAAGCTTGTTGAAAATGGATCCGATGATGATTTGAGTTCCCAACCCAACATCGAAGACATGTGTGTGATCGATGAAGTCGTCAGCTGTGAGTCAGAAACGGGTCTGCTGGACGTCGCAGAGCGATCCTCAGGTGTGTCCCAAACCCCAGGACCTGAAGAGGCTAAGaagtgtgatgaagaggagcagaacCAGGGTGATGAGAAGCCGCTTCAGCAGACTCCGGTCCAGATGACCTCCGTTCAGTCCTCGGACGCTGCAGAGATTCAGATGAGCGTTCACGTCCCAAACAAATCCCCAGAGAGTGAATCCAATGGTGACAGTTtgaaaaataatgagaaaaCCAAACCAGCCTCTGATATCCAAGCAGGTGAAAGTGAACGTCTGGGGGCCACAGATGGTGTTACTGACACGTCTGGAAGCCCCCATGAGGAACAAACAAGCAATTCGTTGCAAAATGTAAATCTTGGGAACATTACTGATCAGTCTGCTTCCAAAACTTTGCTGGATTCAAGTCCTCAGCTAATCGATGGCACCCCTGAGACTTCTGTGAAGTCAGAAGTTCCTTCACCCTCAAAGGAGAATCCTGCAGGTAAAGATGTTCCTGATGAGGCCCAAAGTCAGAAAATGTTGTCCGCCGTCCATCCTCAGGACAGTCGCCGTGGGCGATCTCCACCTCCTGTCTCCACCTCCATCCGGGGGAGGGAGTCGGAGGCTGTGTCCAGCACCATCAGCCTGGAGTCGCTTCCACAGGAAGGCCTGAGTCTCCCAGAGGCCATCTACATCCTAACGCAGACCAGTGAGGACACCAGCGATACCAGCGGCGTCGCAAACGAGCCCAGTTCCTCCACCGGCTGCATCGCGGTGTCCAAAGTCAGCAGCACGACCGAGTGTGCTCAGAGCGGGGAGCTCACCGTCACCCCCAAGAAGAGCTGCAGTCCCGGGGAGAGTCCAGAGAGTAACTCTGAGCCGTCCAGCTCCGTCCCGCTGTCACATGACGAGGACTCCATGATGCGAACGCTGAGCAACCTGAAGAGGATCCCCGACGTCATCAGTCCGCTCAGGAGTCCAGTACGGATCGCCAAGAGAGGTCACCCCCACCTGAAGCCGGGGCACGTCAAGAGCCTGGAGAAAG ATTTTTCCAGCACAGCTGCCGATGCTACCTTGAAGACGTTGGACGTGAACAAAGAGAATAAACACCCGGGTTCGCCGCCTCAGAATGACGTGCAGGTGGACGTGACCCCTGACCTGCCTTCAAGTCTGTCTGACGCCGAACTTGAGGAAGGAGAGATTTTAAGTGAAAGTGATGAGACGGCCTCgggctctcctcttcctcaaaccAAGAGGGCAAAGTTGACGAGaccaatgaaaaataaagcaagtCCTAAAACCGTGTTAAAGAGAACATCCAAGGAAACTCACGAAACATCTGGAGTACCAACGATAAGTCCGAAGAGTCGTTTTAAAACCGTTTGTCCCGCTGCCACCAGGGCCTCTTATTCCACCATAGAAGAAGTAATGGAGACGTTCAAACTGGTTCGAGCTGAGATCCGTAAAAAGTACATGAAGCTTCATAAAACCTTTCCCAAAAAGAGCTTCTACGGCGTGATGAACAACTTCCGGGAGTCTTTTTTAGAGTTTGTATCTGGAGCTCGATTTGATCAGATATCGAGTCAACAAGGGGAGTTAAAATCCAAGCTGAAGAAACTGATTGCGTCCGTGTTTAGCAAAGTATCTAATAACGGTATCGTAAAACGCATCTTTGAGCAGCAGGCTATTGATCTGAAGCAGAAGTTGTGGGATTTTGTTGATGATCAAGTCGATTACTTGTTCAGGGATATTTACACAGTCCTGAAGAGCCTTCACAAACCACCTAGAGGTCGGGCTGAGGGCGGTGTATCCAGTGAAAAAGAGAAGACGTCTTTACAGTCACCTGCGAAGAAGTCACATCCGCAAAAGGAAGCCCATTCGATTCTGACAAACCCAAATCAACCCAAGGCTTGTCCGGTCGTGCCTTACAAAACGGGCCTGGGGAGCAGAGGCAAAGATATAAGGATGACACATGTGGAAAAAGACAAGAAGGTCGACCAGCTTCCAACCAGTTGTCCCAGTTCACAGACTGTAGTCAACGTCTTTCCACCGAGAAACGTTCCCTCAAGTCCAGAGAGAAGTAATATATCATCTTTGGTCGTCTCTCAAAACGTCTCACTGCTGGACAAAACTGACTTTGAGTTGCTCACCGAACAACAAGCCTCCAGTTTGACGTTTAATCTGGTGACAGACACTCAGATGGGAGAGATTTTTAAGTGTCTTCTTCAAGGTTCTGACTTACTGGAAACCAGCGCCGGAGACAACGCGGCGTGGTCGCTCGGCACGCCCAGGAAAGACGGAGAACGATTCATCAGCATCACCACCCCGAGTAAATTTGACTCTCCTTCTAAAATGCTTTCCCCGGTAAAATTTGACACCCCGTCCAAACTCATCGGTAACTGGTCGAGGATTTCCCCTCGCAAGATCTTGCTTCCGCAATCCAAAGATCAGGTTCCTCTGAATCCGGCTCTGTTTGATGAAAGTTGCTTGTTGGAGGTGCCGCTAGCAAACCGAGCCGCGCTGCAGTCCGGCTCGCCGTCGCAGAGGACGTATTCCATCCTAGCAGAAGATCTGGCCGTGTCCCTCACCATCCCGTCACCCCTCAAGTCCGACGGCCACCTCAGCTTTCTTCATCCGCCCAGTATGGAGGTGGTGTCCACTCCAGAAAGCGTCATCAGCGCTCACATCAGCGAGGACGCTCTGCTGGATGAGGAAGACGCCACGGAGCAGGACATCCACCTGGCGTTGGACACCGACAACTCCAGCTCCGTCAGCACCGTCTCCTCTGAAGAACTCGCGACGCCTTTTCTGTTCAAGCCCGACCTGCCCATGCAGGCCCTGGTGATGGAGAAGTCTCACGATCATTTCATCGTGAAGATTTGTCAGGCGGCCAAAGGTGAAGACAACACCCTCACCGCTGAAGACAGCTTGAGTCAAACTCTGacggaggagaaggaagaagacGGTCCAACAACTCAAAGTCAGGGTTTATTTGACAAAATTCAGGACAGTTCTGCTTCAGACCCGTCAGTTAACAACTGTTCTACCTGTGCTGGAAGTGTTAGGATCTGTCAGGCGTCCACTGGTTCAGACAATAGACTCTCTGAAGACCAGAGTGTAGCACTAACTAAAGAAGAATGTAACCCAACTCAACAAAATAcctcaaatgtttgtttaacAGAAAGCCTCCTGCTGGATGTTCAGAAACCATCAGATCTACCTGAGAAAACTTTATCACAAAACAGTTTTCACAACAGTCCACAAACCTCTGATGCATTATTTTGGCAGACCGGCCAGGCGGTCAGCAGAGAAGGTACCACGAGCCCCGAGGACGAGACGACAGAAACAAACCACCGAGAGGAAGGGACGACTCCAAAAAGTCCTGCAAATGCTCTTTTGTCTGAAACTGGTGACAGTCCACATTCTGCTAAAAGCTCAGTTCAAAATACGCAAGAGTCGGCCTTAGAGAAgtgtgaggtggaggaggacagatgCTGCACCCCAACAGACCGAAGGGATTGGGGCAAAAGTGGCAAAAGAAAGATGCCTCAGGAGAAATCCAAGGCCAAGCGGTCCAGAAGAGACGAAGACCAGAGCAAAGAAGAAACGGAGTCCGCCTGCAAGGACATCAGTGAACCCAAGACCTCCCCAACGTCTGCGTCCAACACCAGTCTTCATGCCAAGAATGTCATCAGGAAGAAGGGCGAGGTGGTGATGGCGTGGACCAG AGATGAAGATCGAGCTATTCTCATTGAACTGAAGACAAAAGGTGCTTCACGTGAAACTTTCTCAGTGTTGTCGGAGAAACTTAACAAGCCTTCAGAACAG GTTGCTCAAAGGTTTTACCAGCTCATGAAGCTTTATAAGAAGATGGACACTTGA